GGTTTCTTCGACGGCCTCTTCGGTGGTGGCGACGGTGGCAGTGACGGTGGCGGATTCTTCGACGGCGGATTCGACGGCTTCGATATTTAGAAAAAGCCCGGCGCCGCTATTTCGCTAAATCCGCAAAAGGATCTACAGTGCCGTCTGTCTGGGGCCGATACTCAATTTTTCTGGCGGCGAATCGACCAGCTTCCTTGCCAAGGATGCTGCTAATTAAAGCAACAGCCATATCCATACCTGCTGCGACTCCTGATGAGCTCCAGCGATCTCCGTCTTCAACCCATCGAGCCGCTTTCACCCACGTCACTTCGTTTCCGAACGAGGTAGCCCAATCAAAAGCCAACTTATTACTAGTTGCCCGCTTTCCTTCAAGAAGCCCAGCCGCAGCAAGCAGTGCGGAACCTGTGCAAACCGATGCCACTAACCGCGCCCGGGATCCGAGGTTGTTGAGCCAGTCCAAAAACTCTGCATCCTCAACTAGTGTTCTACTCCCGGCTCCGCCAGGAACTAGAAGAATATCGACCGTTTCGAGGTCAGCGGCACAACGTGTGGCGATAACCTGCGCCCCCTGAGCGCTGGTTATCGGACCAGCAATGTTGGCGACATATTCGACCTCAATCTCTGGGACATGGCCAAAAAGGCCAACCGGTCCAAATACATCCAAGAGCTCGAACCCGGGGAATAGCACAACAGTTACTCGACGATGCGCTTCTGAAATTGTCATACGACAATTCATACTCCGCCTATACATAAAAATGGTCTGGTTCCAGAGTTTTCTGGAACCAGACCATTTTATTCCTATCAACAGATAGCGAACAACAACCCTTTAAGCCTCCGGCAGCTCCGGGGCAACGCCAGTCTTCTCGTACTCTGCGAGGATGTCAATGCGACGCTGGTGGCGCTCCTCCTCGCTCCACGGCTGGGAGACGAAAGCATCGACGATGGCCAGGGCTTCTTCCTCAGAGTGCATACGACCGCCAAGGCCAATCAGCTGAGCGTTGTTGTGCTCGCGGGCGAGCTTTGCGGTCTCCACCGACCAAGCCAGCGCACAACGAGCGCCCTTGACCTTGTTAGCGGCGATCTGCTCGCCGTTGCCGGAACCGCCGAGCACGATACCCAGGCTGCCCGGATCGGCGACGGTACGGGAAGCCGCCTCGATGCAGAATGCTGGGTAGTCATCTGCAGGGTCGTAGGTGTGAGCGCCGCAGTCTACGACGTCGTGGCCAGCCTTTTCCAGGTGGGCCTTAATCAGGTTCTTCATCTCAAAACCGGCGTGGTCTGCACCAAGGTAAATACGCATGGCAGCAAGTCTAGCGGTTCCCGCGGATTAAACGGTGTCTGCACCCGTTTTAGGTATTGCTTGACGACGTCTCCTGCGCAGCCGAATAGGGTGAAAAGTGACTGTATTTGCGTCTCAGCATGTCT
The nucleotide sequence above comes from Corynebacterium amycolatum. Encoded proteins:
- a CDS encoding ribose-5-phosphate isomerase, whose protein sequence is MRIYLGADHAGFEMKNLIKAHLEKAGHDVVDCGAHTYDPADDYPAFCIEAASRTVADPGSLGIVLGGSGNGEQIAANKVKGARCALAWSVETAKLAREHNNAQLIGLGGRMHSEEEALAIVDAFVSQPWSEEERHQRRIDILAEYEKTGVAPELPEA
- a CDS encoding DJ-1/PfpI family protein: MTISEAHRRVTVVLFPGFELLDVFGPVGLFGHVPEIEVEYVANIAGPITSAQGAQVIATRCAADLETVDILLVPGGAGSRTLVEDAEFLDWLNNLGSRARLVASVCTGSALLAAAGLLEGKRATSNKLAFDWATSFGNEVTWVKAARWVEDGDRWSSSGVAAGMDMAVALISSILGKEAGRFAARKIEYRPQTDGTVDPFADLAK